The following are encoded together in the candidate division WOR-3 bacterium genome:
- a CDS encoding FAD/NAD(P)-binding protein has translation MNPYEPILTKIKKIIPETPTITTFVLDGKPIEFEAGQFAELTVLGVGEAPFTPSSSPYAKDLEFTIMKVGRVTQKLFELKEGDTVGVRGPFGKPYPLKEFKKKDVFIVGGGVGFAPLRSLFLALVENIKDYKKIYIRYGARTPKDIVYKYLLPEWQKIKNVDILLTVDVGDEEWKGRVGVVTTILDEIPVDIKTTPAIVCGPPLMMKFTTQRLVDAGFKDSNIYLSMEKNMSCGIGKCNHCRVGRFYVCKDGPVLTWKDVKDIEDPFL, from the coding sequence ATGAATCCTTACGAACCGATATTGACAAAGATTAAAAAGATAATTCCGGAGACGCCAACAATAACAACATTCGTTCTTGACGGCAAACCTATAGAATTTGAAGCAGGACAATTTGCAGAACTAACTGTATTAGGTGTTGGTGAAGCACCTTTTACACCTTCTTCATCCCCTTATGCAAAAGACTTGGAATTCACGATAATGAAGGTGGGCAGGGTTACCCAGAAGTTGTTTGAGTTGAAAGAAGGGGATACGGTAGGGGTGCGGGGACCATTTGGAAAACCATATCCTTTAAAAGAATTTAAGAAAAAAGATGTATTTATCGTTGGAGGCGGTGTTGGTTTTGCCCCGCTTCGTTCATTATTCCTGGCGCTGGTGGAGAACATTAAGGACTATAAAAAGATATATATTAGATATGGTGCAAGGACACCAAAAGATATTGTCTATAAATATCTGCTACCCGAATGGCAGAAGATAAAAAATGTTGATATTTTATTGACTGTTGATGTTGGTGATGAAGAATGGAAGGGCAGGGTTGGTGTGGTTACGACAATCCTTGATGAAATCCCGGTTGATATAAAGACGACTCCGGCTATCGTGTGTGGACCACCATTGATGATGAAGTTTACTACCCAGCGGCTTGTTGATGCGGGATTTAAGGATTCAAATATATATCTTTCTATGGAGAAGAATATGTCCTGCGGGATTGGAAAATGTAATCACTGCCGGGTCGGCAGATTCTATGTATGTAAGGATGGAC
- a CDS encoding 4Fe-4S dicluster domain-containing protein has translation MNFFLLPSNNLNQLLKNFSKGAKIFYPFSENGKSHIIEYNPEHNFEPDFSKIRTAQNIKNFFFPARGIVARFPAKIELRSNPIVLMGVKNCDLRGIEVYDRVFLKWQPVDHIYKERRDNIIIISADCPEPHDTCFCNFVGLKPYPEGISDLNITVVKSGYLFEVFSEKGQNLIDENKGLFIEAESESINERNNLRKSAIEKLENINKKRIKEKVYELVEKADKRTIREARDECVECFSCLHCCPTCYCFLLSDYKKGDDIERVRVWDACYYAAYARVGGGANPRSRIDERFWNRFQCKFNYFYQYEKFFACSGCGRCFVGCSAKIDIREILNKI, from the coding sequence ATGAATTTTTTCTTATTGCCTTCTAATAATCTCAATCAGCTCTTAAAGAATTTTTCAAAAGGGGCGAAAATATTCTACCCTTTTTCTGAAAATGGTAAAAGCCATATTATTGAGTATAATCCTGAACATAATTTTGAGCCTGATTTTAGCAAAATCAGAACCGCACAGAATATCAAAAATTTCTTTTTTCCAGCAAGGGGTATTGTTGCCCGTTTTCCCGCAAAAATAGAACTTAGAAGCAATCCAATTGTACTTATGGGCGTTAAGAACTGCGATTTAAGGGGGATTGAGGTCTATGACCGTGTGTTTTTGAAATGGCAGCCGGTTGATCATATATATAAGGAAAGAAGGGATAATATCATTATTATCTCTGCTGACTGCCCTGAACCGCACGATACCTGTTTCTGCAATTTTGTTGGGTTGAAACCGTATCCTGAAGGCATAAGCGATTTGAATATAACTGTTGTAAAATCGGGTTATTTATTTGAAGTATTTTCAGAAAAAGGTCAAAACTTGATAGATGAAAATAAGGGATTATTTATAGAGGCTGAAAGTGAAAGCATAAACGAAAGGAATAATTTAAGAAAAAGTGCAATTGAAAAACTCGAAAATATAAATAAAAAGAGAATAAAAGAGAAGGTTTATGAACTGGTTGAAAAGGCAGATAAAAGGACCATAAGGGAAGCCCGTGACGAATGTGTTGAATGTTTCTCCTGCCTCCATTGCTGTCCTACATGCTACTGTTTTTTGTTAAGTGATTATAAAAAGGGTGATGATATTGAAAGGGTAAGGGTCTGGGATGCCTGTTATTATGCTGCCTATGCCCGGGTTGGCGGTGGTGCGAATCCACGCAGTCGCATAGATGAAAGATTCTGGAATAGATTCCAATGTAAATTTAATTATTTTTATCAATATGAAAAATTCTTTGCCTGTTCAGGCTGTGGAAGATGCTTTGTTGGTTGTTCGGCAAAGATTGATATAAGAGAAATTCTTAATAAAATATGA
- a CDS encoding D-alanine--D-alanine ligase, which translates to MRNEREFLLKKTIGVLYGGWSSEREISIGSGKTVAESLKKQGFTVKEIDVDRNFIKKLRGIDIAFIALHGKPGEDGTIQGILEFLGIPYTGSGVIGSAIGMDKIISKYLFESRGIPTPKYYYEKDMDIDKIIEKLGLPVVIKPRAEGSSVGVFILETREELAKKIKSVTKKYPDIFFEQYIPGMMATCGILNEVPLPVLEIAPRKRKFYDYKSKYTKGMTEYIIPARLPEDKYKLTQSFALSAHQSIGAYGFSRVDFVFDFEHNPYVLEVNTIPGLLPESNLPLEVRAIGLNYDELIFEILKTALIRVQGKK; encoded by the coding sequence ATGAGAAATGAACGGGAATTTTTGTTAAAGAAAACAATAGGTGTTTTATACGGCGGTTGGTCATCGGAAAGAGAGATATCCATAGGTTCGGGAAAGACAGTTGCCGAATCATTAAAAAAACAGGGATTTACGGTAAAAGAGATTGATGTAGACAGGAATTTTATTAAAAAATTGCGCGGTATTGACATTGCATTTATTGCATTACATGGTAAACCAGGTGAAGATGGTACTATTCAGGGGATACTTGAATTTTTGGGGATCCCTTATACCGGTTCGGGTGTTATTGGTTCCGCAATAGGTATGGATAAAATTATTTCTAAATATTTATTTGAATCCCGTGGTATTCCTACACCAAAATATTATTACGAGAAAGACATGGATATTGATAAGATTATTGAGAAACTCGGTCTGCCTGTTGTTATCAAACCCCGGGCTGAAGGTTCAAGTGTGGGGGTTTTTATCCTTGAAACGCGTGAAGAACTTGCCAAAAAGATAAAATCTGTTACAAAGAAATATCCTGATATTTTCTTTGAACAATACATACCCGGTATGATGGCAACCTGTGGAATTTTAAATGAGGTCCCCCTTCCAGTACTTGAGATCGCCCCCAGGAAGAGAAAATTTTATGATTATAAATCAAAATATACAAAAGGGATGACTGAATATATAATCCCGGCAAGATTACCTGAGGATAAATACAAATTAACGCAGAGCTTTGCCTTATCAGCACACCAGTCAATCGGTGCCTATGGTTTTTCCAGGGTAGATTTTGTTTTTGATTTTGAACATAATCCATATGTGCTTGAAGTCAATACTATCCCCGGATTGTTACCAGAGTCAAATTTGCCCCTTGAAGTAAGGGCGATCGGTCTAAATTATGATGAACTTATTTTTGAAATCCTGAAGACTGCGCTCATAAGGGTGCAGGGAAAAAAGTAA